A DNA window from Xanthomonas campestris pv. campestris str. ATCC 33913 contains the following coding sequences:
- a CDS encoding AAA family ATPase: protein MTLNEIAGTLRDSDARIILVYAFNATGKTQLSVAYKNATKQEDGGHSGVYYNAYSEDLFVWDNDEQNEGGGIRLRVLPSSLSRFHALLTEDNIRVKLRAYKPKFGFTINLHEDDPEKGVESIIFFIPSQNPDVTQLPIKISRGEERIFVWCFFLALFEVEGWADQQASHFFIDDPVSSLDDHNIFITAATLFDLIESHFNKRKIFVTTHHLGLFSILSDWLTKGERKDKFKKNGKPLYNINILSSKSGQLKLENCRKDVFLYHLRMLQVLSGARSTNDVRAYHFALLRQVLENVASFLGVGQFGYVLDQIGINEPNRVADIVNALLHKKVYYFESDIVVSDNLEIFNEVMDGLLTKYNFVLHEAEA, encoded by the coding sequence GTGACGCTGAATGAAATTGCCGGCACTTTGCGCGATAGCGATGCGCGAATCATTCTTGTCTATGCCTTCAATGCCACAGGCAAGACCCAGCTTTCCGTCGCCTACAAGAACGCGACGAAACAGGAGGATGGGGGGCATTCCGGAGTTTATTACAACGCGTACAGCGAAGACCTTTTCGTCTGGGATAACGATGAACAGAACGAAGGGGGGGGCATTCGGCTGAGGGTGCTGCCCAGTAGTTTAAGCCGATTTCATGCGTTGCTGACGGAAGATAATATTCGAGTAAAACTTAGGGCGTATAAACCGAAGTTCGGCTTTACTATAAATTTGCACGAAGATGATCCGGAAAAGGGGGTTGAGTCAATCATATTCTTCATCCCGAGCCAGAATCCGGATGTGACTCAACTGCCTATTAAGATTTCTCGCGGTGAAGAACGTATATTTGTGTGGTGTTTCTTTCTTGCCTTGTTTGAAGTCGAAGGGTGGGCTGACCAACAGGCAAGCCATTTTTTCATCGACGATCCTGTTTCAAGCCTGGATGACCATAATATATTTATTACGGCGGCTACGCTTTTTGATCTCATCGAAAGCCATTTCAATAAGCGAAAAATATTTGTCACTACTCACCACCTTGGCCTTTTTTCGATCCTGAGCGACTGGCTCACAAAGGGGGAGCGGAAAGATAAATTCAAGAAGAATGGAAAGCCTCTTTACAATATTAATATTCTAAGCTCGAAGTCAGGTCAGCTCAAGTTAGAAAATTGTCGGAAAGACGTGTTCCTGTACCACCTTCGCATGCTTCAAGTGCTGTCTGGCGCCCGCAGTACCAATGATGTTCGTGCCTACCACTTCGCTTTACTCCGTCAGGTTCTGGAAAACGTAGCGTCGTTTCTTGGTGTTGGGCAATTCGGATACGTGCTAGATCAGATCGGAATCAATGAACCTAATAGGGTCGCTGATATCGTCAATGCTCTATTGCACAAGAAAGTTTACTACTTCGAGTCGGATATCGTTGTTTCTGACAATTTAGAAATTTTCAATGAAGTGATGGATGGACTTCTTACGAAATACAACTTCGTGTTGCATGAGGCTGAGGCATGA
- a CDS encoding virulence RhuM family protein has protein sequence MSALILYTSEDGKSRIQLRAEGQTVWLTQAQMAELFDVTTDTISLHLKNIFSDNELEPERTTEESSVVQREGAREVRRPVTLYNLDAILAVGYRVRSKRGVQFRRWASTALKEYLLKGFVMDDERLKNPDGRPDHFDEMLSRIRDIRASEKRFYQKVRELFALSVDYDKTDRATQVFFATVQNQLLYAVTGQTAAELIMARANPDDPHFGLRAWSGGRVRKQDILIAKNYLSEDEIDTLNRLVTIFLETAELRAKNRQEIPMRFWRENVSQIISSNDFPLLANAGSVSHARMETEANARYFAFDEQRKQQEALAADAADTTELAAIENKIKRRLKP, from the coding sequence ATGAGCGCGCTAATCCTCTACACCAGCGAAGATGGCAAGAGCCGCATCCAGTTGCGCGCCGAAGGCCAGACCGTTTGGCTGACGCAGGCGCAGATGGCGGAGCTGTTCGACGTCACTACCGACACCATCAGTCTGCACCTGAAAAACATCTTTTCAGACAATGAGTTGGAGCCTGAACGAACTACCGAGGAATCCTCGGTGGTTCAGCGGGAGGGTGCGCGCGAGGTGCGCCGGCCGGTCACGCTCTACAACCTCGACGCCATTCTGGCGGTCGGTTACCGCGTGCGATCAAAGCGCGGGGTACAGTTCCGCCGTTGGGCCAGCACCGCGCTCAAGGAATATCTGCTCAAGGGCTTCGTCATGGACGATGAGCGCCTGAAGAACCCGGATGGCCGTCCCGATCACTTCGACGAGATGCTGTCCCGCATCCGCGACATCCGTGCCTCGGAAAAGCGCTTCTATCAAAAAGTACGCGAACTGTTTGCTCTGAGCGTTGACTACGACAAGACCGACCGCGCAACGCAGGTCTTCTTCGCCACCGTGCAAAACCAATTGCTCTATGCAGTGACTGGGCAGACCGCCGCCGAACTCATCATGGCCCGCGCCAACCCCGACGATCCACATTTCGGCCTGCGCGCATGGAGCGGTGGGCGCGTGCGCAAGCAGGACATTCTGATCGCCAAGAACTACCTGAGTGAGGATGAGATCGACACCCTCAACCGTCTGGTGACCATCTTCCTGGAGACTGCAGAGCTGCGCGCCAAGAATCGCCAGGAGATCCCCATGCGCTTCTGGAGGGAAAACGTCAGCCAGATCATTAGTTCCAATGACTTCCCCTTGCTGGCCAATGCCGGTTCTGTCAGTCACGCACGGATGGAGACGGAAGCCAACGCGCGCTATTTCGCCTTCGACGAGCAGCGCAAGCAGCAGGAGGCGCTGGCCGCCGATGCTGCTGACACTACCGAACTTGCCGCCATCGAAAATAAGATTAAACGACGCTTGAAACCATGA
- a CDS encoding type I restriction-modification system subunit M has protein sequence MTKDDQKELGKTLWAIADQLRGSMNADDFRDYMLSFLFLRYLSDNYEAAAKKELGSDYPDAKTIGNSDKTPLSVWYASNPGDVAAFEQQMRRKAHYVIKPKYLWGNIVNLAKKQNHDLLDTLQQGFKHIEEDSFESEFQGLFSEINLASDKLGRKYDDRNAKLCSIISEIARGMALSAKTDSLGDAYEYLIGQFAAGSGKKAGEFYTPQEISNILSAIVTLDSQEPKTGPRGKLDSVFDFACGSGSLLLNIRNRMTNSGGSIGKIYGQEYNVTTYNLARMNMLLHGVKDTEFEIYHGDTLKNDWDWLRETNPAKKPRFDAVVANPPFSYRWEPGEAMAQDARFKNHGVAPKSAADFAFLLHGLQYLKDDGVMAIILPHGVLFRGGKEADIRRKLLDDGHIDTVIGLPANLFYSTGIPVCILVLKKCKKPDDVLFINAAGHFAKGKRQNQLTDEHIQRIVNTYQNRNKQDRYSRCVSMKEIADKDYNLNISRYVSTAEADKEIVLEAVHADLTAIESRLEESKKRHNAFLVELGLKPLP, from the coding sequence ATGACCAAAGACGACCAAAAAGAACTTGGTAAAACTCTGTGGGCGATTGCCGACCAGTTGCGCGGAAGCATGAATGCCGACGACTTCCGCGACTACATGTTGTCCTTCTTGTTTTTGCGCTACCTGTCGGATAACTACGAGGCTGCGGCAAAGAAGGAGCTTGGCTCGGACTATCCCGACGCGAAGACCATCGGTAATAGCGACAAGACTCCGCTGTCGGTGTGGTACGCGTCCAATCCGGGCGATGTAGCCGCATTCGAGCAACAGATGCGGCGCAAGGCGCATTACGTCATCAAACCTAAGTACTTGTGGGGCAATATCGTCAATCTGGCGAAGAAACAAAACCACGATCTGCTCGACACCTTACAGCAAGGCTTCAAACACATTGAGGAAGATTCGTTCGAGAGCGAGTTTCAGGGCTTATTCTCGGAGATCAACCTTGCTTCGGACAAGCTTGGCAGAAAGTACGACGACCGCAACGCCAAGCTGTGTTCGATCATCAGCGAAATTGCGCGCGGCATGGCGCTGTCTGCCAAGACGGATTCGCTGGGCGATGCTTACGAGTACCTGATCGGCCAGTTCGCGGCCGGCTCCGGCAAGAAGGCTGGCGAGTTCTATACGCCGCAAGAGATCTCCAACATCCTGTCCGCCATCGTCACCCTCGACAGCCAGGAGCCGAAAACCGGCCCGCGCGGCAAGTTGGATAGCGTGTTCGATTTCGCTTGCGGCTCAGGCTCGCTACTGCTCAATATCCGTAATCGTATGACGAACAGTGGCGGCAGCATCGGTAAGATCTACGGGCAGGAATACAACGTCACCACCTACAACCTTGCGCGCATGAACATGCTGTTGCACGGGGTAAAGGACACCGAGTTCGAGATCTATCACGGCGACACGCTGAAGAACGACTGGGACTGGCTGCGCGAAACCAATCCGGCAAAAAAGCCCCGTTTCGACGCCGTGGTCGCGAATCCGCCTTTCAGCTATCGCTGGGAGCCGGGCGAAGCGATGGCGCAAGACGCGCGCTTCAAGAACCACGGCGTGGCGCCCAAGAGCGCAGCCGATTTCGCCTTCCTTCTGCACGGTCTGCAGTACCTGAAAGACGATGGCGTGATGGCGATCATCCTACCGCACGGCGTGTTGTTTCGCGGTGGCAAGGAGGCCGACATCCGCCGCAAGCTACTGGACGACGGCCATATCGACACGGTGATCGGCCTGCCGGCTAACCTGTTCTACTCCACCGGCATTCCGGTATGCATTCTGGTGCTGAAGAAATGCAAGAAACCGGATGACGTGCTGTTCATCAACGCAGCCGGTCACTTCGCTAAGGGCAAGCGCCAGAATCAACTGACAGACGAACACATTCAGCGGATCGTCAACACGTACCAGAACCGGAACAAGCAGGATCGCTATTCCCGGTGCGTGTCGATGAAAGAGATCGCCGACAAGGACTACAACCTCAATATTTCGCGTTATGTCAGCACCGCAGAAGCCGACAAGGAGATCGTTCTTGAGGCCGTGCATGCCGATTTGACGGCGATCGAATCGAGGCTCGAAGAGTCGAAGAAGCGCCACAATGCCTTTCTTGTCGAGCTTGGGCTCAAGCCCCTGCCGTGA
- a CDS encoding anthranilate synthase component II, whose amino-acid sequence MLLMLDNYDSFTYNLVQYLQALGAEVTVVRNDAMSVDQIAALKPERIVISPGPRTPNEAGISLQLIEQLGQTTPILGVCLGHQSIGQVYGGDVIRASNIMHGKTSPIRHHGKGVFAGLPDSYEATRYHSLVVDKATLPDALEVTAWTENPDGSMEEIMGLRHRQFPVEGVQFHPESILTQHGHALLKNFLER is encoded by the coding sequence GTGCTCTTGATGCTAGATAACTACGACAGCTTCACCTACAACCTCGTGCAGTACCTGCAGGCCCTGGGCGCGGAGGTCACGGTGGTGCGCAACGATGCGATGAGCGTCGATCAGATCGCTGCGCTCAAGCCGGAGCGCATCGTGATCTCGCCCGGTCCGCGTACGCCGAACGAGGCTGGCATCTCGTTGCAGCTGATCGAGCAACTGGGCCAGACCACGCCGATCCTCGGTGTCTGCCTGGGGCACCAGAGCATCGGTCAGGTCTATGGCGGCGATGTGATCCGCGCCAGCAACATCATGCATGGCAAGACCTCGCCGATCCGCCACCACGGCAAGGGCGTGTTCGCCGGTCTGCCGGACAGCTACGAGGCCACGCGCTACCACTCGCTGGTGGTGGACAAGGCCACCTTGCCCGACGCGCTGGAAGTCACCGCGTGGACCGAAAATCCGGACGGCTCGATGGAAGAGATCATGGGCCTGCGCCATCGCCAGTTCCCGGTCGAAGGCGTGCAGTTTCATCCGGAGTCGATCCTCACCCAGCACGGCCATGCGTTGCTGAAGAATTTCCTGGAGCGCTGA
- a CDS encoding flavin reductase family protein: MNQPADTFHFYEPANGHGLPHDPFNAIVGPRPIGWIGSRSVEGIVNLAPYSFFNAFNYTPPIVGFASIGWKDSVRNIESTGVFTWNLATRPLAEAMNASAALVPQEVDEFELAGLQAAPSRLIDVPRVAASPVSFECRLSQLIPLQAADGQPIQTWLVLGEVVGVHLAHAALSDGIYDPAAVHTILRAGGPADYFEVQAQARFRMRRPGQ, encoded by the coding sequence ATGAACCAGCCCGCCGACACCTTCCATTTCTACGAGCCAGCCAACGGGCACGGGCTGCCGCACGATCCGTTCAATGCCATCGTCGGCCCGCGACCGATCGGCTGGATCGGCTCGCGCAGCGTCGAGGGCATCGTCAACCTGGCGCCGTACAGTTTCTTCAACGCCTTCAACTACACCCCACCAATCGTCGGCTTCGCAAGCATTGGCTGGAAGGACAGCGTGCGCAACATCGAGTCCACCGGGGTGTTCACCTGGAATCTGGCCACCCGTCCGCTGGCCGAGGCGATGAATGCCAGCGCTGCGTTGGTGCCACAGGAGGTCGACGAGTTCGAGTTGGCCGGCCTGCAGGCCGCGCCGTCGCGGCTGATCGACGTGCCGCGTGTGGCGGCCAGCCCGGTGAGCTTCGAGTGCCGGCTCAGCCAGTTGATTCCGTTGCAGGCTGCCGATGGGCAGCCCATCCAGACCTGGCTGGTGCTGGGCGAAGTGGTCGGCGTGCATCTGGCGCACGCGGCGCTGAGCGATGGCATTTACGATCCGGCCGCGGTGCACACCATCCTGCGCGCCGGTGGCCCGGCCGATTATTTCGAAGTGCAGGCGCAGGCGCGGTTTCGCATGCGGCGCCCGGGGCAGTGA
- the trpD gene encoding anthranilate phosphoribosyltransferase has product MPITPQQALQRTIEHREIFHDEMVDLMRQIMRGEVSDAMVSAILTGLRVKKETIGEIAGAATVMREFSRRVEVTDRRHMVDIVGTGGDGSHTFNISTCAMFVAAAGGAKVAKHGNRSVSSKSGSADALEALGAVIELQPEQVAASLAQTGIGFMYAPVHHPAMKVVAPVRREMGVRTIFNILGPLTNPAGSPNILMGVFHPDLVGIQARVLQELGAERALVVWGRDGMDELSLGAGTLVGELRDGQVHEYEVHPEDFGIAMSASRNLKVADAAESRAMLLQVLDNVPGPALDIVALNAGAALYVAGVADSIADGIVRARQVLADGSARACLDAYVAFTQQATAQG; this is encoded by the coding sequence ATGCCCATCACCCCACAACAAGCCCTGCAACGCACCATCGAGCACCGCGAGATCTTCCATGACGAAATGGTCGATCTGATGCGGCAGATCATGCGCGGCGAGGTGTCCGATGCCATGGTCTCTGCCATCCTGACCGGCTTGCGGGTCAAGAAGGAAACCATTGGCGAGATCGCCGGTGCGGCCACGGTGATGCGCGAGTTCTCGCGCCGCGTGGAGGTCACCGATCGCCGCCACATGGTCGATATCGTCGGCACCGGCGGCGACGGTTCGCACACCTTCAACATTTCAACCTGCGCCATGTTCGTGGCCGCTGCCGGCGGCGCAAAAGTCGCAAAACACGGTAACCGCAGCGTGTCGTCCAAGTCGGGCAGTGCCGACGCATTGGAGGCGTTGGGCGCGGTGATCGAATTGCAGCCCGAGCAGGTGGCTGCATCGCTGGCGCAGACCGGCATCGGTTTCATGTACGCACCCGTGCATCACCCGGCGATGAAAGTGGTGGCACCGGTGCGCCGCGAGATGGGCGTGCGCACCATCTTCAATATTCTCGGCCCGCTGACCAATCCCGCCGGTTCGCCAAACATCTTGATGGGCGTGTTCCATCCGGATCTGGTGGGCATCCAGGCGCGCGTGCTGCAGGAACTGGGTGCCGAGCGCGCGCTGGTGGTGTGGGGCCGCGATGGCATGGACGAACTCTCGCTGGGTGCCGGCACCCTGGTTGGCGAGTTGCGCGACGGGCAGGTACACGAATACGAGGTGCATCCGGAGGATTTCGGCATTGCCATGTCGGCCAGCCGCAACCTCAAGGTGGCCGATGCCGCCGAGTCGCGCGCCATGCTGTTGCAGGTGCTCGACAACGTGCCCGGCCCGGCGCTGGACATCGTGGCGCTCAACGCCGGCGCGGCGCTGTACGTGGCCGGCGTGGCCGACAGCATCGCCGATGGCATCGTGCGCGCCCGCCAGGTGCTCGCCGATGGCTCGGCACGTGCCTGTCTGGACGCCTATGTCGCCTTCACGCAGCAGGCCACCGCACAAGGCTGA
- the trpC gene encoding indole-3-glycerol phosphate synthase TrpC → MSDILNTILARKADEIAERSARVPLAELVARSADLPLTRGFAAAMKASIAAGEPAVIAEVKKASPSKGVIRPDFHPADIAVSYEFGGASCLSVLTDMYFFQGSDAYLQQAREACTLPVLRKDFTVDPYQVYEARVLGADCILLIVSALEDQQLADLSGLAMQLGLDVLVEVHDIDELERAVQVPVPLVGINNRNLRTFEVSLQTTLDMRAAVPRDRVLVTESGIVTASDVQLMRSNGVNAFLVGETFMRAPEPGEALRQLFFAHD, encoded by the coding sequence ATGAGCGATATTCTCAACACCATCCTTGCCCGCAAGGCCGACGAAATCGCCGAGCGCAGCGCACGCGTGCCGCTGGCCGAGCTGGTCGCGCGTAGCGCAGACCTGCCGCTCACCCGCGGATTTGCCGCCGCCATGAAGGCCAGCATTGCCGCCGGCGAGCCAGCCGTGATTGCCGAAGTAAAGAAGGCCAGCCCGTCCAAGGGCGTGATCCGGCCCGACTTCCATCCGGCTGACATCGCGGTCAGCTACGAGTTCGGTGGTGCCAGCTGCCTGTCGGTGCTGACCGACATGTATTTCTTCCAGGGCTCCGATGCGTATCTGCAGCAGGCACGCGAGGCCTGCACCTTGCCGGTGCTGCGCAAGGATTTCACCGTCGATCCGTACCAGGTCTACGAGGCGCGCGTGCTGGGCGCCGACTGCATCCTGCTGATCGTCTCGGCGCTGGAGGACCAGCAACTGGCCGACCTGTCCGGTCTGGCGATGCAGTTGGGCCTGGATGTGCTGGTGGAAGTGCACGACATCGACGAGCTCGAGCGTGCGGTGCAGGTGCCGGTGCCGCTGGTGGGCATCAACAACCGCAACCTGCGCACCTTCGAGGTGTCGTTGCAGACCACCCTGGACATGCGCGCAGCTGTGCCGCGTGATCGCGTCCTGGTCACCGAAAGCGGCATCGTCACCGCATCCGACGTGCAGTTGATGCGCAGCAACGGCGTGAACGCGTTTCTGGTCGGCGAGACCTTCATGCGCGCGCCCGAACCCGGCGAAGCACTGCGTCAGCTATTCTTTGCGCATGACTGA
- a CDS encoding HAD family hydrolase yields MTESYPAPREDAPLVVFDFDHTLYDGDSGSHLFAWLIRRNPLRLLVALLASPILGPMVAMLPMRRRGVSGYVWIATFGLHRAREFNRFIDAYVLKHEAQIRQRLLPHALKVFTEHRAAGDRVVVATGAPPELARAILGFVAHQDVPVIGTLVGPRLGAVTARRHCHNEEKMRMLRERGYADIAIAYSDSTADLPLLKAARAPVVVNPKANRESLFRQVLPAGTPILNWGCRDRGGKAL; encoded by the coding sequence ATGACTGAGTCGTATCCCGCCCCGCGCGAGGACGCACCGCTGGTGGTCTTCGACTTCGATCACACCCTGTACGACGGCGATTCCGGCAGCCATCTGTTTGCCTGGCTGATCCGCCGCAACCCGTTGCGCCTGCTGGTGGCGCTGTTGGCCTCGCCGATCCTGGGGCCCATGGTGGCGATGCTGCCCATGCGTCGGCGCGGCGTGTCCGGCTATGTCTGGATCGCCACCTTCGGCCTGCACCGTGCACGCGAGTTCAATCGCTTCATCGACGCCTACGTGCTCAAGCATGAAGCGCAGATCCGGCAGCGGCTGCTGCCGCATGCATTGAAGGTCTTCACCGAACACCGCGCCGCAGGCGACCGGGTAGTGGTGGCGACCGGTGCGCCGCCGGAGTTGGCACGCGCAATCCTGGGATTCGTTGCGCATCAGGACGTGCCGGTGATCGGCACCTTGGTGGGCCCGCGCCTGGGTGCAGTGACCGCACGCCGCCACTGCCACAACGAAGAAAAGATGCGCATGCTGCGCGAACGCGGCTATGCCGATATCGCTATTGCCTATTCGGACAGCACCGCGGATCTGCCGTTGCTCAAGGCCGCGCGCGCACCGGTCGTGGTCAACCCCAAGGCCAATCGCGAGAGCCTGTTCCGCCAGGTACTGCCCGCCGGCACCCCGATTCTCAACTGGGGCTGTCGCGATCGCGGTGGCAAGGCGCTCTAA
- the crp gene encoding cAMP-activated global transcriptional regulator CRP, which produces MSLGNTTVVTTTVRNATPSLTLDAGTIERFLAHSHRRRYPTRTDVFRPGDPAGTLYYVISGSVSIIAEEDDDRELVLGYFGSGEFVGEMGLFIESDTREVILRTRTQCELAEISYERLQQLFQTSLSPDAPRILYAIGVQLSKRLLDTTRKASRLAFLDVTDRIVRTLHDLSKEPEAMSHPQGTQLRVSRQELARLVGCSREMAGRVLKKLQADGLLHARGKTVVLYGTR; this is translated from the coding sequence ATGAGCCTAGGGAACACGACGGTTGTGACTACGACGGTACGTAACGCTACCCCCTCACTGACGCTGGACGCGGGCACCATTGAGCGATTCCTGGCGCACAGCCACCGCAGGCGCTATCCGACCCGGACCGATGTGTTCCGGCCGGGAGACCCCGCTGGCACCCTCTACTACGTGATCAGCGGCTCGGTGAGCATCATTGCCGAGGAAGATGACGATCGTGAGTTGGTGCTGGGCTACTTCGGTAGCGGCGAGTTCGTTGGTGAGATGGGGTTGTTCATCGAATCCGATACGCGCGAAGTGATCCTGCGCACCCGCACGCAATGCGAGTTGGCTGAAATCAGCTACGAGCGCCTGCAGCAGCTGTTTCAGACGAGTTTGTCGCCGGATGCGCCGCGAATCCTGTACGCCATTGGCGTTCAGCTTTCAAAACGCCTGCTCGATACCACAAGGAAAGCCAGCCGCCTGGCGTTCCTGGATGTGACCGATCGCATCGTGCGCACGCTGCACGATCTGTCGAAGGAGCCGGAGGCGATGAGCCATCCGCAGGGTACGCAGTTGCGCGTCTCGCGGCAGGAACTCGCGCGCCTGGTCGGCTGCTCGCGCGAAATGGCCGGACGCGTCCTGAAGAAATTGCAGGCCGATGGCCTGTTGCATGCACGCGGCAAGACCGTCGTGTTGTACGGCACGCGCTAA
- the speD gene encoding adenosylmethionine decarboxylase, with protein MVKPLPRLRLQGFNNLTKALSFNIYDVCYARTEEERQRYIEYIDEQYDADRLTQILTDVAEIIGANILNIARQDYDPQGASVTILISEEPVIDKKQAGKELISDAVVAHMDKSHITVHTYPETHPQEGIATFRADIDVATCGVISPLKALNYLIESLESDIVIMDYRVRGFTRDVKGKKHYIDHKINSIQHFLAKNVKSRYEMFDVNVYQENIFHTKMHLKDFDLDQYLFEERAKNLSFKERMKIETLLKREIEELFHGRNLSE; from the coding sequence GTGGTCAAGCCGTTGCCTCGTCTGAGGCTGCAGGGGTTCAATAACCTCACCAAGGCGTTGAGCTTCAACATCTACGACGTCTGCTATGCACGTACCGAAGAGGAGCGTCAGCGCTACATCGAGTACATCGACGAGCAGTACGATGCGGACCGTCTGACCCAGATCCTGACGGATGTGGCCGAAATCATCGGCGCCAACATCCTCAATATCGCGCGTCAGGATTACGATCCACAAGGTGCGTCGGTGACGATCCTGATCTCGGAAGAGCCGGTGATCGACAAGAAGCAGGCCGGCAAGGAGCTCATCTCCGACGCCGTGGTTGCGCATATGGACAAGAGCCATATCACTGTCCATACATACCCAGAGACGCATCCCCAGGAAGGCATCGCCACCTTCCGTGCCGATATCGATGTCGCCACGTGCGGCGTGATTTCGCCGCTGAAGGCGTTGAACTACCTGATCGAGAGTCTTGAGTCCGACATCGTGATCATGGACTACCGCGTCCGTGGCTTTACCCGCGATGTGAAGGGCAAGAAGCACTACATCGATCACAAGATCAACTCGATCCAGCACTTCCTCGCCAAGAACGTGAAGTCGCGCTACGAGATGTTCGACGTCAACGTCTACCAGGAAAATATCTTCCACACGAAGATGCATCTGAAAGATTTCGACCTGGATCAGTACCTGTTCGAAGAGCGTGCGAAGAACCTTTCGTTCAAGGAGCGCATGAAGATCGAAACGCTGCTCAAGCGCGAGATCGAAGAACTGTTCCACGGCCGCAATCTGAGCGAATAA
- a CDS encoding DMT family transporter has product MPWIYLVLAGLFEIGFALGLKYSDGFSRLWPSVLTIGLAGVSLWFLTQALKTIPVGTGYAIWTGIGALGVTIAGIALFGDSASWSRLACIGLIVAGVIGLKLVS; this is encoded by the coding sequence ATGCCCTGGATCTATCTGGTGTTGGCCGGCCTGTTCGAAATCGGCTTTGCCCTGGGACTCAAATACAGCGACGGCTTCAGCCGCCTGTGGCCGAGCGTGCTGACGATCGGCCTGGCCGGCGTGAGTCTGTGGTTCCTGACCCAGGCGCTGAAGACCATCCCGGTGGGCACCGGCTACGCCATCTGGACCGGCATCGGCGCGCTGGGCGTGACCATCGCCGGGATCGCGCTGTTTGGCGACAGCGCCTCGTGGTCGCGGCTGGCCTGCATTGGCTTGATCGTGGCCGGCGTGATCGGTCTGAAGCTGGTGTCGTAG